The nucleotide window gaaagcaacttacagtgttaagctacttataattatttacctatttatacagctaggcaatGTTATTAAAGCAATTTAGTGTACATGCCTTGcacaagggtaatacagctggtagtgggTATCAGATCTGcaaccattgggtccaaaggcagtcgctctaaccactataacACCAGCTGTGCAAGCTGTCTAATGTCAAAGATTCTCAGGAATTAGATTCTGATATTCACTGAAAACACAACCAGTGAAGAGACAGAGCAGCTGAAAATTGAGAAACTGCACGTACACCTATTGAAAAAAAGTTGTCTGTAGAGGTCTTGAACACACTGCATATATAAACTATTCACATCCAAGAATACAACAATTAGTTGTGTTACAACCTGAAATTACAACACATTTgaattttataataaaagtgaTGCCCCatcaaaaatgttacaaaacatGTATCACATTTTTAACTGGCCATCACTTTTATTataaaaggaaatttaaaaaaaaatattctgacaaACACTTGGAAATTCAGGGATCATATCCATTTCCAGTTTCTGGTGTTGCCTTTGATTGTCTTTCAGACCTCAGTATGCTTTTACGCAGTCCAAGGACCTTGAAAGGGAGATATTTGACCATGTTCTGGAAGGTGGAAGAAGAAAAGTAGAAGATGATTGGGTCCAGGCAGGTGTTGAAGGTGCTGAGCAGTAGAGTGTAGGACCTCCAGTCTGGGCTCTTCCCCTCCAGGAAGCCAATGACATGGGAGACATTGTATGGTAGAAAGCAGATGACAAACACCAGCAGGGTGCCCAGGGCCATGCCTAtggccttcttcttcttctggcaGATCCTTGGCTGAGAGTAGAGGATTCGAATACAACTCAAATAACAGAAGGTGCAGATTAAGAGAGGGGccaggaaaatgacaaaaaaggatTCAAGCCGGACAGGGAGCAAGATGTTCAGCTGCTCTCCAGAGAAGTTATCGTAACAGATTTCAGTGTTCAAGGTGGTGCTCCGTGAGAGAAGGTGCTCTGTGATGAAAACAATACTACAGTGACCTGAGCTGACAACCCAGATGATCACACTGGCTATGCCACCATACAGTGGTTTCTGCATCAGCCTATAGTGGACAGGGAAAGCCACACCCAGGTAGCGGTCCACGCTGACAGCCATGAGCAAAAGAGAGCTGGTGTAGATGGtcgaaaagaagaagaaggaggtgaTGGGGCACAGGAAGTAGGGGAACAGCCACTTCATTTCTGAAGCTGCCTCATGCATCTTTAGCGGTAAGACAATGAGAAAGAGGAGGTCTGACACAGTGAGGTTGAGCAGTAGGATATCGGTGGACATGGGCTTGCTGTGTACTTTGATGGAGAATGCGCACAGTGACAAGATGTTGGTTGGCAGGCCAATCAGGAAGGTGACAATGTATACAGATAGTATGACCGCACGATTTGTCATGTTGGAGACCAACTACCAGAGACCTGCAAAGGAGAGAAGCAAAGGATAAAATCCTGCTCAATTGGTTTGTTTCTTCAGACAATACCTGAGCTAAGAACTGTATCATGTAAGGCTTTCAAAACATGGCGCTTGGTGTCCAGTTTATGGAAATTAACTGTAGCTGATTGTGCAATTTCATAATTCTTCTTCGTTTTTTTGGAGAGATTCCCATCAAAGTGAACAATGTCTTCTGAAGTTTATGCACAGTGGCTGTCCTCTGCATTATATAAACATTCTATTAAATGTGGGAAAACAAATCACGCTCCTCACCACCACACCATGACAGATGACTCCTATTTTTATCTCTTTGCCTCTTTGTTCACCATCTTCTTCAAGCAGCAAGtggcttctgtttttattacataattcagtatttttctttaatttttcattatttcatgatgatgatcacagTGATAATGCTTTTTCATTATCATTACATGATCGTCTGAAATAACATCATAAgtaaacgggggggggggcttggctggatcctggggtatggtgggtatggggttcgagtcctgtttggggtgccttgcggcgaacaggcgtcctgtccggggggGTTCTCCCTTCCCCCCTTGGTCTTGGGCCCTTTGTTACCAGGTTAGTCTGctgtttgccgcgaccccgcctgggacaagcggtttcagacagtgtgtgtgtaaaagagagACGGCACACTGATGTGGAGTGTACATTTATAACACTTGCAGAGGTAAATGAAGTGCGCTAGCTCCTTGTGAGGGGGGcaaggtggtgtagtgggtttgaccgggtcctgctccctggtgggtctggggtttgagtcctgcttggggtgccttgcaacggactggtgtcctgtcctgggtgtgtcccctctccctccacccttctgccctgtgttgccgggttaggctccagctccccacaaccccgtatgggacaagtggtgtgtgtgtgtgtgtgcagttttgtttttcatgttttggtaattttttttccttataaagCTGCAAATATGGTGATAAATTTCACTAAATACCTTTTAATCACCAACAAAAGTTAGGAACTACTCACTCAGCAGTTTTGGAAAACAATATATAGCTATAGGAAATCTATAGTATAtggcatatacacacacacacattttcagaactgcgtgtcccatatggggtcgcggggagccggagcctacccggcaacacagggcgtaaggccggagggggaggggacacacccaggacgggacgccagtccgtcgcaaggcaccccaagcgggactcgaaccctagacccaccagagagcaggacctggtccaacccactgcgccaccgcgccccctactgcTTCAGTGACTCTTTTATTTTGAACTTAAAGAACTTATTCACTTTTtgacaataatattttttttggtgagaaaatcatttctttctcatttgtTCTGCCCATGTGTTGAAAACCACCACACACCAGGTTACCCTATTATTCCACtttcatgaaacacacacatgcacatgtatgtatatacataccaTGAATGttgaatattacattattaGACTTTTGAGTTCCAACTTTGTTACTTGCTTCACAGTGATACTCTCCACTGTCTTCAGATCTGATGATACTGATGTTATAATTCTGCCATGATCCTCTCTGTGAGATTTCAGCTCCATTCTTAAACCACGTGTATGTGTCCACTGCTGGGTTGGCTTTGCTGTTGCAGGTCAGAGTCACTGAACTGCCCTCCACTATGTCTCCAGAGGGACTGACTGATACTGAAGCGTTCTTTGGGgaatctgaaaaggaaaaatccagtggaccattaaaaatatatatctttgaCATCTGTCAAAAATGTAATTGAAGAAGAAGTTATAAAACtgatatttgaaattaaaatccaCTACTTGCTATATttacagggggcgcggtggcgcagtgggttgggccacagtcctgctctcgggtgggtctggggttcgagtcccgcttggggtgccttgcggcggactggcgtcccgtcctgggtgtgtccccctccccttccggccttacgccctgtgttgccgggtaggctccggttccccgtgaccccgtatgggacaagcggttctgacaatgtgtgtgtgtgtgctatatttggttaattttacatacacacattctctgaatcgctcgtcccatacggggtcacggggaaccggagcccaagcggttcagaagattctgtgtgtgtgtgtgtctgtgtgtacttgCTATATTCAAggctgcatggtggtgcagcggaaagtactggtgcctcatagctgcCTTTgactgtgggtttgaacccagctcagtctgtggaaaCTACATGTTCCGCTGTGATTATGTGTTTCCTCCATGGTTTGAAGATGTGTGTCTCTGCCTTGATTACACTGTGTTTATGAATGACTGTGTGCATGATCATCTTGTGCTGGGCTGGTGTCTCATCTAGGCTGTACCCTGAATTGTGGCcagtgtctctgggataggctctagatcACCATGATGCTGACAGGGACAAGTGGTCATTAACATGCtcctcctgtattgtatgtaaatgtttatgtaccttaaaaaaaaattgtaggaaggttatgaggattcatctatcctgcgtttgatgcacctgctcgagcgaagaacatcggtgcatcaagtggaaagaaacaaactaggtttacttatgAATCACGTcggcagctatgtctctttttcctaatgtaatgtacacattgtattttcgcagagatgtatgtcgctttggagaaaagcgtctgctaaatgaataaatgtaaatgtaacagtgagtatgtttccttccttttttacttttgaaaactCCAGAAAACCGtcaacatttatacattttcggCTGTGAT belongs to Scleropages formosus chromosome 18, fSclFor1.1, whole genome shotgun sequence and includes:
- the LOC114912581 gene encoding free fatty acid receptor 3-like → MTNRAVILSVYIVTFLIGLPTNILSLCAFSIKVHSKPMSTDILLLNLTVSDLLFLIVLPLKMHEAASEMKWLFPYFLCPITSFFFFSTIYTSSLLLMAVSVDRYLGVAFPVHYRLMQKPLYGGIASVIIWVVSSGHCSIVFITEHLLSRSTTLNTEICYDNFSGEQLNILLPVRLESFFVIFLAPLLICTFCYLSCIRILYSQPRICQKKKKAIGMALGTLLVFVICFLPYNVSHVIGFLEGKSPDWRSYTLLLSTFNTCLDPIIFYFSSSTFQNMVKYLPFKVLGLRKSILRSERQSKATPETGNGYDP